cgccgctagcctcctccgcctccgccgccgccgcggcgctagCGGCAGCGGACGACGGCGCCAAGATGAAGGGCCTCTTCAAGTCCAAGCCGCGGACGCCGGCAGACGTCGTGCGGCAGACGCGGGAGCTCCTCATCTTCCTCGACCTACACTCCGGAtcacgcggcggcgacgccaagCGCGAGGAGAAGGTGAGATCGAACACGCAGTTGTTACTGTTTTTTTTGCTGCCCCATCCCCCTTGCTGCGCACATTCGTCCCCGATCGCTCATGAGAGTGGAACCTTTTTACCTAATTAGCCATGATTCGTGCTCTGTTCCTTCAATTTGATGTAACTTATCATAAATGCAATAGATGCGAGCCTGCGATATGCTGGTATATGAGTTTAGTCTACTTGCTTTTGGCAGCAGATTTGTTTTCCCCGTGAGGTTGTGACTATTAAGATGGTATAATTATATCGATGTGATCCGGAATGTACAAAACTAAGGGGTAGTCTATGTAACTCCATGATATACATTTTTGGCATATGACACAATTACGGCATTTTTCGAAAACATGCATTTCAGTTCATAGGAAGTTGATATTAATTTCATATGAATCAGATCTTTTTCAGCATGAACAGGAAATTTCTCTGTTCCACGGAGACCCATAGGCTGCTTAATTATGACTGTTTATGCAATTATGATAATTGGATAGATAATCAATTGGCCTGCAGTTGTAACTCAGTGTAAGATTCTCAGTGTGTCGGTGGTCATCTACAAGGATTAAGCTATGGCTCTTATCCGTGGTACTAAGATGCCATCTCAAATTAAATAATGCTGAGAAAATTCATAACCTCCTCGACTATGTAGACTGTTTAATCCTTGGCACTACTTACCGCTATGTGTTTGCCTGTAAAAGCTAGTTGATGGAATGTTCTCTTAGCATTTAATAATGCCTTTATGGATAAAGCTTATTGATGAAACGTGCACTGGCATAATGATGTTCAAATGATTACTTCAATATTATTAACTATTATGAATTTTTGGGTCAATTTATTCTGTAAACAATACATatgaacttgaaaaatatattcctatatgttATGGGCAGCTAAGACCATGTTTATGCAGATGGCAGAATTAAGCAAAAATATCAGGGAGTTGAAGTCAATTCTTTATGGCAATGGTGAATCTGAACCTGTGACTGAGGCTTGCGTGCAATTGACCCAAGAATTCTTCAGAGAGAACACTTTACGGCTTCTAATTATTTGTCTTCCGAAATTGAACTTAGAGGTATGCaactttattttgtttttggtGGATTGCGATGGTACTGGTGATACATGTACTGTTCTTATTGCTACTGTTTAGATGGCTAACTTATTTTAATGGATATATCTTGCAGACCAGGAAAGATGCAACTCAAGttgttgcaaacttgcaaagGCAGCAAGTCTCCTCAAAAATAGTTGCATCTGAGTATCTAGAAGCAAATAAAGATCTTTTGGACACCTTAATTTCTGGGTGAGTCTAATATGCAAGTAAACAATTACAGAACATTATTTCATTTccttttataaaatatttggCCGTATCATGTTTGTTTAGCTGTTCTTGCTCTTTTTGCTTCTTAGTGGCTTGGTGCCACATTGCCTCTCAGGCGCTTTCTTTGGCCTCTGTATACTTGATTGGCCATGTGTTCCATATTTAGCGCGCTGGATTTAATGCTCAATAATAGTTAAAGTAAAACTAGTTGTCCATATGAAGACATCTAGATGGATATTCCATCTTTAAATTACGAAACTGGATGCACGTATGTTACAGTATTTCATTAGTTAGTTAAGGTATATCAGAAAGTACTTACAAACCATTTCCCCTGGGTTTCTTTATGGTTGATATTGTACATAATATGAGTCAGTATATAACAAGTGACGTTATTCCAATATTCCAGTAACACTACTGCAATAACTATTATGTCCAGTTCTTGCTTTATGCCATTTCTAGTggggataaaaaaaatcaaaccgtGAAGGGAATGGTTAGCATTCGCACCATGCCCACTGGGGGACTCGGACCATGGTAGTGGAAGAAAAGGCGAAACTAAGTGTTCGTTTGAACAAACCCAAATTCAGGACATGGTAATGGGACCAGCTTCTTTGATCTGCACACAAGGGAAATGATTCATGTATTCAACCCCACATTACCATGTATACCTGTGGCTGATCGTCTGATCCCTGTCAAATTCAGCCCATAGGTCCCACCAACTGAACAAATACAGTACACCAATCAGGCCATCTGATTGTGGGGCCTGCCTTTTGCACAATGGTTTGAGCTAGCACTAATTATGCACGTTCATATTTAGATTTGACAATAACTGTGTAAAACAATTGACTTGACGGTATGCCATGGGAATACAGCAAATATGGTTAATGTTTACCTTTTTTAGCTTGCAGTAGCCACATGATTATTGCATTCCAAATATTTCTTATGTACCGTTATTGCTTCAGACTAGCTTTGCTTATTTTGCCTGTTATTTTCACTACTTACCAGGTATGAGAATATGGACATTGCTTTGCATTACGGCTCTATGCTGAGGGAATGTATTCGCCACCAAAGTATTGCAAGGTGACATTACTGAACTGAAATTGATAACCATTATGAATCAAACATCAGAAAACATCATGTCAGCAAAATCCATCATCCCTGTGAGCCTATCAAGTGGATATGCAAGCACTAAGTTTGTATTGGAGTGGTGTGTCACATTAAaattgttatttattttgtgCCTATGAACCTATCAAGTGGATATGCAAGCACatttaggccctctttgtttagtcTTATAAGCCAGCTTATGAGCCGAAAGGTCtagcctaaacaaacaagcagctttttcgTTGCCATAAGCCACTCTTTACACTGTTAAGACAAATGCTAGGTTGGAGTAGTTTTTGTTGCTTATGTGAATTGGAGGTATGACTCCATCATTAAACAGGCTTCAAAGCCACAGGCTTATAAAACATACAAGCCAAAAAATTGGCTTAaaagcctaagcctaaacaaagagggccttaaatttgaaatttattttgtgGAAACCTGCACATAACCCTTCATATCtcgaattattattttttacacTGGAATTTCATGCGCTGTATCCAAATATTGATTCAAGATTCTTTTCTTCAGTTGATATATTGTGTACCCATTTAAGTGAAGGAATGCATAATTAACAGAGAGGCCCGATTCATGTGAATGGTTATTGTAGTTTACGTGCTGTAGGCCCATAGCACTATGATGATCTGTTAAATGTTTGTTCTGTGATTTGTTTGATGTTGTAACTTTTTCCCTAGCTGTTTATTgttaagctttttttttataacctCTGTTCCTGTTCTAAATATtaattgatactccctccgtttcaggttataagatgttttgactttggtcaaagtcaatctgcttcaagtttgactaaatttatagacaaatatagtaatatttacattatcaaattagttttattaaattaataattaaatatatttttgtaataaatttatcttgggtaaaaaatattactattttttctataaactcgattaaacttgaagcagtttgactttgaccaaagtcaaaacatcttataacttgaaacggaggaagtagtaaagcGTAAGATAATAGATTACATATATTATCCCAACTAAGGATTCTGTTTTACATAAACCATAAAATACTGTAGAAATTAGAAATTCCTGTCGGAATGGTGCTTATTTATCTTGGTAAATGTTCACTCACAGGTACGTTTTAGAGTCTGACCACATGAAGAAGTTCTTTGACTATATACAACTTCCAAATTTTGACATTGCATCAGATGCTTCTGCGACCTTTAAGGTGATTTGCTGAAGCCCGCCCTGCAAAAAGTTTGTTGGGTTTTCTTCCTCTTTTCCTAACTTATATGCCTGAATTATACTAAGAATGTTACATAGGTTACATATAACATCTCTATGTCCACTGGCCGCTGGTATCACTATATTttacttttcttttccaaaagtCACGTTGATAAAAATGtggcaattttttttccattaaaACTTGATTCAGGCTGCAATATTCACAACTTGTTGCTGCGAGGAAATTATTTGATGccttggatttttagtgaagtGCAGGAGCACACTTGCTTTCTTGGCTAATATTTTTCATCCCCTTGTTCCTTTTTCATACGTGTCTTCTTGTGTGATCATATTGATTTACTCAAAACAGGAACTTCTGACAAGGCATAAAGCTACCGTGGCAGAATTTCTGTCAAAGAATTATGACTGGGTGAGTATTTTTACTTGGCATCATCATTGTTAATCCATGTCGATGTACAAACACTGTTGTATCCTGCTTTGTATGCCACTTATAATTCAGTTAGTGTATGGTTTAAATTGTAACATCTTTTCTGCTATTGTAGTCTCATGTCTTTATCATCTTTCTTTCTTCTGCAGTTCTTTTCAGAATTCAACACTAGGTTGCTATCATCAACCAACTACATAACAAAAAGGCAGGCTATCAAGGTATTGCTATTCTGTTACATGTGGGTTTATCTGTGATATGTCTGCATGTACGGATCTGCCTTCTCTTGGAACATGAAAAGTGATTTGGATCTGCCTTCTCTTGGAACATGAAAAGTGATTTGCATAGCTTATCATGCTTGATTCACTACTATTAATTGCTGTTTGACAACTCACACATGCATATACACTTTTGGTGTCCAAAGATCTTTTCCTTGTAAAAGTACTGTTTTATTTTGATGCTGTGAGTACACTGTACACTATGTTTTCTAATTTTCTGAAGTTAATATTtacttttcccccttcagttcTTGGGAGACATGCTGCTTGATAGATCCAACTCTACAGTCATGATGCGTTATGTTAGTTCAAAAGATAATCTTATGATTCTCATGAATCTCTTGAGAGTAAGTTCACTCCACTTGACCTTATAATTTTAGAATGCAACGTGCAACTTTATGCTTTCATGATTTGACGTACCTGCAAACACTAGAAAATATCACCAAATCACCATTCCCATGTCCCATCAAATCCTTGTATTCTGCAGCTTATGATGATGATTATGATTATACATTAAAATTTCTTTGGACCATAGTTTTCGGTAAAGATAGCTGTTAAGATGAAAACCCAGCTGATAGTCTACATTTGTCAGTGTCACACATTAAAAAACTGTGCGCTAAAGGGATGTTGAAGAATGCTGTCACAGCCACACGGATTTATTGATATTCCTAGCAATACATTAATCACAACAAATGTATTGCAACCATGTTTATTTCTCTGTTTCTGGAGCTGTCAACACATGATCCAGTTCTGATGATTCATAGGTTTCAAACCAAAATTTGCATTGAACTCAATCTTGAGCCTCAAAGCCAGTCAACCTTCTAAGCTGTGTGACCTATGTAGAATCGCCATTACATTTTACAGAAAAAAACCAATACTTATCCTCTTGAAATAATGGCCCCAAGATTATTCAAATCAAGGCATTTCAGACTATCAGCATTTTTCTTTCTGAGAAATTCATATTATCATGGATTCATCTCTTGAATTTTCAGGATTCAAGCAAAAATATTCAAATTGAAGCATTTCATGTGTTCAAGGTTAGTATTAATACTCTGCAGATTTATTCCCAGTAAAGCAGGTGATGTTTATTTGAACTCAGGTATGATTATTACATTTGCTACATACTGCAGTTATTTGCGGCAAATAAAAACAAGCCAACTGAGGTTGTAAACATACTAGTCACAAACCGAAGCAAGCTTCTCCGATTTTTTGCCGGATTCAAGATTGACAAAGGTGCTTTACTACCTATTTTAACACCTGTTACCTCAATTTTTACACTTGCTTGCTTTTCTTCTGTTCTCAAGACTGCATGTTCaattcatttttcatttttcagcTCTTGAGCTGGTACAAATCATATCTATTAAGCTTTCCCACTGTAGCTGTTCATCAATGGGATTTGATATGCCTCTATATCATTTGCACATGAGCTAATAGCAGTGTTATGGTTTATCAGAGGATGAACAGTTCGAGGCAGACAAAGAGCAGGTCATAAAGGAGATATCTGCACTTTAGTGTCCTTCTGTATACCTCGCGGAGGCTTTTGGTCAATGCGTCTGCCTAGTGGTCTCTCGTGGACTACTGTATTTATCCCACCCCGAGAGGCTTTCGCATGGATGGATTCACCGCGAGTATATTAACGCGGTGGCCGGTGGCTGGATGGTGTTGCTGGGTGATTTGTTAGAAGGTTCTTGTGTAATAATATACTTCTACATATTGCTATATGTTACTTGGATTCAGGCAAATCATATTGATGGTGCTATGAAGATGTGAtatgtttacatattttatCTGCCCCTTGTCTTTTGGGAACTTACCGGCGTTTCTATACTGCCTGGTCAGTTCCTTGAATGATTTATTCACGAGAACTTGAGAAATACTCATGTGCAGAATCAAAGAACACAGCGTATGCTTCAACCAACAAGTGCAATATCGTTGTGTCTGATGTCCAGGCCTTGTCTTCCACGCCGCGAAATTAGCAGCACTACAGAACTATACGTGACTTGTATAAAAGACCCTTTACAATTTACATATACAAACAACTCGGTACTCAACAGCGAAAGATAATTTACTACTGCATCCATCATAAAATGCAGccatttttagcatagtaacTTGCAAGTTAATGGTGCTTTCGAAAGTGAATGCCGGAGGCTAGTCACTAGTACTACAGAtacagattcatagtactagaaatCATCACATCTGGTTTTAAATGCAGCTATTTTTAGCATAGTAACTTGCAAGTTAATGGTGCTTTGGAAAGTGAATGCCGGAGGCTAGtcactactctctccgtctcagaATATAGCAACTTAGAACCGGATGAGATGTGTCATAGTACTACAGAtacagattcgtagtactagaaatCGTCACATCCGGTTTTAAGttattatattctgggacggatggagtactcgGTGATATcccaaaataaagctattttcCCACTTATGCTTTCTTCTCAATCAATCATAACCATCATCTTCACCTACTTTATCTTCTCTACCAATTACAACCATCTTCCAATCATCTTTCCctatcccttctttctatatagGTAAGACCCAAAACTGATATGTGGTTAAGCCACGTCACCATGATATcccaaaataaagctattttcCCACTTATGCTTTCTTCTCAATCAATCATAACCATCATCTTCACCTACTTTATCTTCTCTACCAATTACAACCATCATCCAATCATCTTTCCctatcccttctttctatatagGTAAGACCCAAAACTGATCTGTGGTTAAGCCACGTCACCATTTAATTCTCAGCCGTTCGATCTAATCTGAACGCTCG
The window above is part of the Oryza sativa Japonica Group chromosome 7, ASM3414082v1 genome. Proteins encoded here:
- the LOC4343743 gene encoding putative MO25-like protein At5g47540 — its product is MKGLFKSKPRTPADVVRQTRELLIFLDLHSGSRGGDAKREEKMAELSKNIRELKSILYGNGESEPVTEACVQLTQEFFRENTLRLLIICLPKLNLETRKDATQVVANLQRQQVSSKIVASEYLEANKDLLDTLISGYENMDIALHYGSMLRECIRHQSIARYVLESDHMKKFFDYIQLPNFDIASDASATFKELLTRHKATVAEFLSKNYDWFFSEFNTRLLSSTNYITKRQAIKFLGDMLLDRSNSTVMMRYVSSKDNLMILMNLLRDSSKNIQIEAFHVFKLFAANKNKPTEVVNILVTNRSKLLRFFAGFKIDKEDEQFEADKEQVIKEISAL